The following are encoded in a window of Fusarium oxysporum f. sp. lycopersici 4287 chromosome 5, whole genome shotgun sequence genomic DNA:
- a CDS encoding mannan polymerase II complex MNN10 subunit gives MTLSRSPSPVPGGGWSSPGLSLDSGRSTPANVSGGPVVWESAKMRPHNSSTFSSFSTQNKGFFSRHMRRLSSSLPQFNGQRETWKEKHGRGPRWIRKVPLAGRIRSIYGRMGRRLKMFLLFMLVAMLCYTIFYTTPLVYYWRRSFGGGNKFVIILGANVGGGVMEWKGAREWAIERDSVRNKRKYVNRWGYDLEIVDMSTKKKYAHEWRESWEKVDFIRSTLRKYPKAEWVWWLDLNTFVMEPSVSLQDHIFNHLQTEVERDINYFNPRNISHPFTHHYLDEVSRSPVGDGKANSINMIMTQDCAGFNLGSFFMRRSDWTDRLLDVWWDPVTYEQKHMQWEHKEQDALDQLYQSQPWVRKHVGFLHQRKINSFPPGACNPDGGPKDKHIHYEENQRDFLVNMAGCEWGRDCWGEMYYYREFSYWLNRNPWERFKEDLIAVIWFKLTGKKVKL, from the exons ATGACCCTTTCGCGAAGCCCTTCACCTGTTCCCGGTGGTGGCTGGTCAAGTCCAGGCTTGAGCCTTGACAGTGGGAGGTCGACTCCGGCGAACGTGAGCGGCGGCCCTGTTGTATGGGAATCGGCCAAGATGCGACCTCACAACTCTAGCACATTTTCTTCGTTTTCGACTCAAAACAAGGGGTTCTTCAGCAGACACATGCGGCGACTATCGAGCAGTCTCCCGCAGTTTAACGGGCAGCGTGAGACTTGGAAGGAAAAGCATGGACGGGGACCAAGATGGATTCGAAAGGTGCCGCTCGCCGGTAGAATACGATCGATTTATGGGCGAATGGGCAGAAGACTAAAGATGTTTCTACTATTCATGCTGGTAGCGATGCTCTGCTATACCATATTCTACACAACCC CTCTTGTATATTACTGGAGGAGATCGTTCGGTGGCGGCAACAAGTTTGTCATTATCTTGGGCGCAAATGTTGGAGGTGGTGTCATGGAGTGGAAGGGTGCCAGAGAATGGGCTATCGAGCGAGACAGCGTGCGAAACAAGCGAAAGTACGTCAACCGATGGGGCTACGACTTGGAAATTGTGGACATGAGcaccaagaagaagtatGCGCACGAGTGGCGGGAGAGCTGGGAGAAAGTCGACTTTATTCGGTCGACCTTGAGGAAGTACCCCAAGGCCGAATG GGTTTGGTGGCTGGACTTGAACACATTCGTCATGGAGCCCTCAGTATCACTTCAAGACCACATCTTCAACCACCTGCAGACAGAAGTCGAGCGCGACATCAACTACTTCAACCCTCGCAACATATCGCATCCTTTCACCCATCATTATCTGGATGAGGTCTCGCGAAGCCCTGTTGGGGATGGCAAGGCCAACTCGATCAACATGATCATGACACAGGATTGCGCCGGCTTCAACCTGGGATCCTTCTTCATGCGGCGCAGCGACTGGACGGACCGACTCCTCGACGTTTGGTGGGATCCTGTCACATATGAGCAGAAGCACATGCAGTGGGAACACAAGGAGCAAGATGCGCTGGATCAGCTATATCAATCGCAGCCGTGGGTGCGCAAGCATGTCGGCTTCCTACATCAGCGCAAGATCAACAGTTTCCCACCTGGAGCTTGCAACCCCGACGGCGGTCCCAAGGATAAGCATATCCACTATGAGGAGAACCAGCGCGATTTCCTGGTCAACATGGCAGGGTGCGAATGGGGCCGAGACTGTTGGGGCGAGATGTACTATTACCGCGAGTTCAGTTACTGGCTCAACCGAAACCCTTGGGAACGCTTTAAGGAGGATCTCATTGCGGTCATCTGGTTCAAGCTCACcggcaagaaggtcaagtTGTGA
- a CDS encoding proteasome component PRE2, whose product MDFLVSKYSRPAYEQNEPFEDQDELLNSMGDLSLKFAMPPVAQPSSWLRAATDDRSNPNCPIKIAHGTTTLAFRFQGGIIVATDSRATAGNWIASQTVKKVIEINSVLLGTMAGGAADCQYWLAWLGMQCRLHELRHKRRISVAAASKILANLVYSYKGMGLSMGTMCAGVTKEEGPALYYVDSDGTRLAGNLFCVGSGQTFAYGVLDAEYKYDLSDEEALELGKRSILAATHRDAYSGGYINLYHVKEEGWVKHGFNDTNPIFWKTKLEKGEFTNVTSALD is encoded by the exons ATGGATTTCCTTGTTTCGAAATACAGCCGACCGGCATATGAGCAGAATGAGCCTTTTGAGGACCAGGATGAGCTGCTGAATTCTATGGGTGATCTCTCGCTCAAGTTTGCCATGCCCCCCGTTGCTCAG CCCTCATCATGGCTTCGCGCTGCCACTGATGACCGATCGAACCCCAACTGCCCCATTAAGATCGCCCACGGAACCACCACGCTCGCTTTCCGTTTCCAGGGCGGCATCATCGTTGCGACCGACTCCCGAGCCACTGCTGGCAACTGGATCGCCTCGCAAACCGTAAAGAAGGTCATTGAGATCAACAGCGTCCTGCTAGGAACCATGGCCGGTGGTGCTGCAGACTGTCAGTACTGGCTTGCCTGGCTCGGCATGCAGTGTCGCCTCCATGAGCTACGACACAAGCGTCGCATCAGCGTTGCCGCCGCCAGCAAGATCCTCGCCAACCTCGTCTACAGCTACAAGGGAATGGGCCTCAGCATGGGCACCATGTGCGCCGGTGTCACCAAGGAGGAAGGCCCTGCTCTCTACTACGTCGACAGCGATGGTACTCGCTTGGCGGGCAACCTCTTCTGTGTCGGCTCGGGTCAAACATTCGCCTATGGTGTTCTCGATGCCGAGTACAAGTACGATCTGTCGGATGAGGAGGCTCTGGAGCTTGGAAAGCGAAGTATTCTGGCCGCCACCCACCGAGATGCTTACTCTGGTGGTTACATCAACCTGTACCATGTCAAGGAAGAGGGCTGGGTGAAGCACGGCTTCAACGACACTAACCCCATTTTCTGGAAgaccaagcttgagaagggcGAGTTTACCAACGTGACAAGCGCACTCGATTAG
- a CDS encoding endo-1,3(4)-beta-glucanase (At least one base has a quality score < 10), whose amino-acid sequence MHSSILALGLAAFFNGAFAQNNSYSRYSLKTTYDSSNFFEAFEFFNEEDPTHGFVDYVDADAANSEGLAGYVDGAVYMGVDYQTKNPSNGRRSVRVTSHDAFTHGLFVADIAHMPGSIPGVWPAYWMFGPNWPTSGEIDILEGVNTQTENKISLHTGPGCSITNDGTTQGTTLESENCDSAGASAGCGQNTSDNQNYGDGFNDIGGGVYATEWTSERHTLWFFHRGRRRQDIQSGNPTPSSWGPPAAKFNGGKGCNIDDHFKENNIVFDTTFCGDWAGSPDVWGKNPETSSLGDCKDYVANNPADFKNAYWLVNSIKVYVQGGSYGGGNGTTGGGNSGSGNSGSGNSGNGNSGNGNSGNGNSGNGNSGNGNSGNGNSGNGTRVMETRATETVAMATVVTARAETVMARPTHPAVLSQDKALRTVSKVRTVMDTLLTVNKAKTKATAIPLSNSKAKAVATALAKVTIMANTMAPEPTRPPSPNQAAPQAGTETVGESGPSDPSSRSDILHEQVELLFFTNI is encoded by the coding sequence ATGCATTCCTCCATCCTCGCACTGGGCCTTGCGGCCTTCTTCAATGGTGCTTTTGCACAGAACAACTCCTACTCTCGGTACTCCCTCAAGACCACATACGACTCTTCCAACTTTTTCGAGGCCTTTGAATTCTTCAACGAGGAGGATCCTACACACGGCTTTGTTGACTACGTCGATGCCGACGCCGCTAACTCTGAGGGTTTGGCTGGCTATGTCGATGGTGCTGTCTACATGGGTGTAGACTACCAGACAAAGAACCCCTCCAACGGCCGAAGGTCTGTCCGTGTCACCTCTCACGACGCTTTTACTCACGGTCTCTTCGTCGCCGATATTGCCCATATGCCTGGCAGCATCCCTGGTGTCTGGCCCGCATACTGGATGTTCGGTCCCAACTGGCCAACCTCTGGCGAGattgatatccttgaggGTGTCAACACTCAGACTGAGAACAAGATCAGTCTCCACACCGGACCTGGCTGCAGCATCACCAATGACGGCACCACTCAGGGTACAACCCTCGAGTCCGAGAACTGCGATTCTGCTGGTGCCTCTGCCGGCTGTGGCCAGAACACATCAGACAACCAGAACTacggcgatggcttcaatgACATCGGCGGCGGGGTCTACGCCACTGAGTGGACATCCGAACGTCATACACTATGGTTCTTTCACCGCGGTCGCAGACGGCAAGATATCCAGTCCGGTAACCCCACCCCTTCATCCTGGGGTCCTCCCGCTGCCAAATTCAACGGCGGTAAAGGCTGCAACATCGACGATCACTTCAAGGAGAACAACATCGTCTTTGATACTACTTTCTGTGGTGATTGGGCTGGCTCTCCTGATGTCTGGGGCAAGAACCCAGAAACTTCGTCTTTGGGAGACTGCAAGGACTATGTTGCCAACAACCCTGCCGACTTCAAGAACGCTTACTGGCTCGTAAACAGTATCAAGGTTTACGTCCAGGGAGGCTCATATGGCGGTGGCAATGGAACCACCGGTGGCGGCAACTCTGGCAGCGGTAACAGCGGTAGTGGAAACAGTGGTAACGGCAACTCTGGCAATGGCAACTCAGGAAACGGAAATTCTGGCAACGGTAACTCCGGTAACGGCAACTCTGGTAATGGCAACTCTGGTAACGGAACTCGGGTAATGGAAACTCGGGCAACGGAAACAGTGGCAATGGCAACAGTGGTAACGGCCAGAGCGGAAACGGTGATGGCCAGACCAACCCACCCAGCAGTACTCAGCCAGGACAAGGCACTCAGAACGGTCAGCAAGGTCAGAACGGTGATGGATACTCTCCTGACAgtcaacaaggccaagaccaaggcaACGGCTATACCCCTGAGCAacagcaaggccaaggcggTGGCTACAGCACTGGCCAAAGTTACGATAATGGCCAATACCATGGCCCCGGAGCCTacaagaccaccaagtcCCAATCAAGCGGCACCACAAGCTGGGACGGAAACGGTTGGCGAGTCGGGTCCAAGCGATCCGTCATCTCGAAGCGATATCTTGCATGAGCAGGTCGAGCTTCTCTTCTTTACAAACATATGA